Below is a genomic region from Raphanus sativus cultivar WK10039 chromosome 4, ASM80110v3, whole genome shotgun sequence.
TTTCTCCAGAACAAAATTTAACAGTTAAAATCCAGGAGTGAATAATAGAAATGAGGTACTTAATATAAAAAACAGGATAAACAAGAGTAATAATCCATCAAAAACGAGTCCAAACACAGTCACACTGAAGTGGAAGTTCTCTTATCAAAGAACTCCATATCAATGGCTACATAAcggagaaaaaaagaaagaaacaaatctaTAATCCTCTAAGCTCCGATGATTTCGGTTGGTTCCTCAGCCACTGTTTCATCTGGCCTGTCTACTTTCACACCAACATCCTCTGCTGTGTAGTCACCATGAACCTAACAAGACCAAAACCAAAGTTCAACTCGATTGTCCGAATGGCTAGACTAAGACAGACGTTGATGACAAAAACTAGTTACAACTCACCTCCATGAGCTTGCCGAGGTCAAACTTGGGAGCCTTGAGGATCTTGACTTTACGGATGAACACGTTCTGCAACGGGTAGATGTTCTGAGTCGCCTTCTCAATCTCTTTTCCAATGGCCTCAGGGATGAACTTAGCCACAAGCTCCTTAAGGTCACAAGACGAAGCCTCCTTCACCATAATCTCACTCATCTTCCTGCGGATCTAATCAACGAttccaacaaaaataaaaaaaagcatATGTCAAACGTCAGAGACTTGTACTACgcatatgtttttaaaaatatatgctaAGATgtgttgttattattattaacctGGCGGACTTGGCTGGATTGAGCATAACAAGTACGCTTGACCTGGTTAGCACGCCTCTTGGTGAAACCAATGCAGAACAGCCTCAAGGTGTAACTGTCAGTGGTCTTCACATCTACATGAGCTTCAATCAGTGTCTGCCACTTCTTCACCAATGACCTCAGCTTGTCAGTTGTGAAATCCATACCCTACAATACCAGAGTGTTTCTacatttttattcaaactaCTTGCAAAAGCAAAAAGCCTTGTCTTTGAAACATACCCAGAACTGGGTCAAGACATTCCTGCCCTGGAC
It encodes:
- the LOC108848536 gene encoding 40S ribosomal protein S3a-2, which gives rise to MAVGKNKRISKGRKGGKKKIVDPFSKKDWYDIKAPSNFTHRNVGKTLVSRTQGTKIASEGLKHRVFEVSLADLNKDEDHSYRKIRLRAEDVQGRNVLTQFWGMDFTTDKLRSLVKKWQTLIEAHVDVKTTDSYTLRLFCIGFTKRRANQVKRTCYAQSSQVRQIRRKMSEIMVKEASSCDLKELVAKFIPEAIGKEIEKATQNIYPLQNVFIRKVKILKAPKFDLGKLMEVHGDYTAEDVGVKVDRPDETVAEEPTEIIGA